In Candidatus Poribacteria bacterium, a single window of DNA contains:
- a CDS encoding tagatose 1,6-diphosphate aldolase — translation MAFEDHDVPRLTPGKRRGLERIAGSDGRFRMLATDQRGSLIRSLASQMGCREEDVTDEALRAVKRSIIKHLTRHATGLLTDPTFGFASAMDAVGNAVGLLLCIDESGVLKLGGNAPAKVSARLETFSIEQAKRCGADAVKVLVPYRPDAQDGSSDFQERYVRSIGAECARWDIAFVLEIVAYEMGEPGKSSPEYASAKPRWVADSARVFSRPEFRADVLKLEFPAELRMCEGFADGRFGGAPREPVYSLSEVESFCRDVDSACDLPWVILSAGVGFAEFVENVKLACRAGASGFLCGRALWSESAACYPDLDAMDKAAATVGMSHFVELNQAAANALPWFEHRSIGGKDRLRFPETWFA, via the coding sequence ATGGCGTTCGAGGACCACGATGTTCCCAGACTGACGCCCGGCAAGCGACGCGGGCTCGAACGGATCGCGGGCAGTGACGGACGCTTCCGAATGCTGGCGACGGATCAGCGCGGATCGCTGATCCGGTCCCTGGCGTCACAGATGGGCTGCCGAGAGGAAGACGTCACCGACGAAGCCCTTCGGGCTGTCAAGCGGTCGATCATCAAGCACCTCACACGGCACGCGACGGGCTTGCTGACGGACCCCACGTTCGGGTTCGCGTCGGCGATGGATGCGGTCGGGAACGCAGTCGGTCTGCTGCTGTGCATCGACGAGAGCGGCGTCCTCAAGCTGGGCGGGAATGCACCGGCGAAGGTTTCGGCTCGTTTGGAGACGTTCTCGATCGAACAGGCGAAGCGCTGCGGCGCAGACGCCGTGAAGGTCCTCGTCCCGTATCGGCCGGACGCGCAGGATGGGAGCAGCGACTTCCAGGAACGCTACGTTCGCAGCATCGGCGCCGAGTGCGCCCGATGGGACATCGCGTTCGTGCTCGAAATCGTCGCCTACGAGATGGGCGAGCCCGGCAAGAGCTCGCCGGAGTACGCGTCCGCCAAGCCGCGATGGGTCGCCGACAGCGCGCGCGTGTTCTCCCGTCCCGAGTTCCGCGCCGATGTCCTCAAGCTCGAGTTCCCCGCCGAGCTCCGCATGTGCGAGGGGTTCGCCGACGGTCGGTTCGGGGGAGCCCCGCGCGAGCCCGTCTATTCGCTGTCGGAGGTCGAATCGTTCTGTCGAGACGTCGACAGCGCGTGCGATCTGCCCTGGGTCATCCTGAGCGCAGGCGTCGGGTTCGCCGAGTTCGTCGAGAACGTGAAGCTGGCTTGTCGCGCCGGCGCGAGCGGCTTTTTGTGCGGGCGCGCGCTGTGGAGCGAGTCGGCAGCATGCTACCCGGACCTGGATGCGATGGACAAAGCGGCTGCGACGGTCGGCATGTCTCATTTCGTCGAGCTCAACCAGGCGGCGGCGAATGCCCTGCCATGGTTCGAGCACCGGAGCATCGGAGGCAAGGACAGGCTCCGGTTTCCCGAGACATGGTTCGCGTAG
- a CDS encoding class II fructose-bisphosphate aldolase: MIVTTKQLFEVAYGNFAIGAYNINNAEQTMGLFRGNSQSKAPFIIQISKGARKYTDKRLLEAMIRAAEEIFPDTIFAVHLDHGDEETCYDCIESGFYSSVMIDASHEKLEDNIAITRRVADAAHAKGISVEAELGTLGGVEEDIVGDHPSLTNPKDAVRFVQESQCDSLAAAIGTSHGAYKFSGAQSIHFGLLEELQKRMPGFPLVMHGSSSVPKEEVDRINAAGGVLKGTAGVDTSHYLPAAKRGVCKINIDTDGRLVWTRVHREHFQQVPSEIDFRKPGATFIDEYAKFIASRNELLGSAGQVDDVRRHVQ, from the coding sequence ATGATCGTCACCACGAAGCAACTGTTCGAAGTCGCGTACGGCAACTTCGCCATCGGCGCCTACAACATCAATAACGCCGAGCAGACGATGGGGCTCTTCCGCGGCAACAGCCAATCCAAGGCTCCCTTCATCATTCAGATCAGCAAAGGCGCACGGAAATACACCGACAAGCGGCTTCTCGAGGCGATGATCCGAGCGGCCGAAGAGATCTTTCCCGACACCATCTTCGCCGTCCATCTCGATCACGGTGACGAGGAGACCTGCTACGACTGCATCGAGTCGGGTTTCTACTCGAGCGTGATGATCGACGCGTCTCACGAGAAGCTCGAGGACAACATCGCGATCACTCGACGCGTCGCGGACGCTGCCCACGCGAAGGGCATCAGCGTCGAGGCGGAGCTCGGCACTCTCGGCGGCGTCGAGGAGGACATCGTCGGCGACCATCCGAGCCTGACCAACCCGAAGGACGCCGTGCGTTTCGTCCAAGAGAGCCAATGCGACAGCCTCGCCGCGGCGATTGGGACGAGCCACGGCGCGTACAAGTTCTCCGGCGCTCAGTCCATCCACTTCGGGCTGCTCGAGGAACTGCAGAAGCGCATGCCGGGGTTCCCGCTCGTCATGCACGGCTCCAGTTCGGTGCCCAAAGAAGAGGTGGATCGCATCAACGCAGCCGGCGGGGTGCTCAAGGGAACGGCGGGCGTCGACACGAGTCACTACCTGCCCGCAGCCAAGCGCGGCGTCTGCAAGATCAACATCGACACCGACGGGCGGCTCGTGTGGACTCGCGTGCATCGCGAGCACTTTCAGCAGGTTCCCAGTGAGATCGATTTCCGCAAGCCGGGCGCCACGTTTATCGACGAGTACGCCAAGTTCATCGCCAGCCGGAACGAGCTTCTAGGCTCTGCCGGACAGGTGGACGACGTTCGCCGTCACGTCCAGTGA